From Aegilops tauschii subsp. strangulata cultivar AL8/78 chromosome 5, Aet v6.0, whole genome shotgun sequence:
CACTCAAAAAAAAAACTTACAAACCAGAGTCACGAGCGGACGAGTGGGAAAAAAACCCAGCGAATCAGCGGGAGTTGGGCCAGCCCAACTAACGGCGCCAGGCTCCCGAGTCCCGACCCAACTCGGTGTTTCCATGTTTCCAGGCGCGTAGGTCTTATAGGACTTCCCGGGTTGCCTCATCATCAAACAGCCTAAAATCTAGGGGTTTCGAATTGGAGATCGAGAATTCGAGACTCGGGAGGCCGCCGCAGCCTCTCGATCCACATCAATCCCGAGCCACATCTCCGGCGATCTTCCGCCATGAGCTTCCCAGGGAGGCTTTCCTGGGTCGTGCTAAGGAAGCAAGTCCCGATCTTCTACGCCGAGGAGAAAGATCAGGAAGACGAGATCATGGCCAAGGCGAGCAAAGATTGGGGTGACATCGAGGACGGGTCCTGGATGCTCGACCAGTTCTCCCTCGACTTCCACCTCGTTCAGCCCCCGGAGCTCTCCACCTTGTCCCTGCGCGCCAAGGCCGAGTCGCGCGAGTACGGCGGCATCACGTGCCTCCTCGAGTCCGTCATGGAGAACTTCCTCGTCATGGCTCTGCTGTTCGGCAACAGCTTGTACTGGCTCGTCTATGACGCCGCCAAGAACTCGCTCTCGCTGCTCCCCGCCACCATGGATTCCGTCCTCGCGTTGGAAGATGACAAGTCCTTGCTCCCCCTCAGGCAACCTGCTGTCCTGCCACGCGACGACGGCTCCTGCGATCTGCTTGATGTAGGACTCTGCTTTGATGGACCCGGCGAAGTGTTGCCGCGGTCGTGCATTCTCTTCCGGTGGTCGAACCGTGGCCCTGGCAAGACGTGGACGAAGCAGCAGGCGCGCGTTATCCCGCATGCCCCGCTGACACTGACGGCCCAATGCCCTGTTTCGCATATTTACCAAGCAGACGTGGTCTTCACTTTCAACGGGAAGGTTTTCTGGGTCGACCTCGAGATTGGCGCCATTGTCTCCACCGGTACCACCACCGAAGACGGCGAACTGGACTTCATCCAGCTTCCCCACGAGTGCCAAGGCAGTGACTTCTCCCGCAGTTACCCCAACGAGCGCCGGACCATGGGTCCAGTTGGGAACTCCATAAAGCTCATCTCCATTGTCACCACCAACGGCGACAACCCCGGCAACAACACAGACCCTGCCGACGTCATGCTGCGGAGCTGGACTTTGTCGCCAGACCTCCGCTCATGGACTAGAGACGACGACATGGAGCTTCCCTTGCCGCTACTATGGGCCTCGGAGGCCTACAAGCGCGAGAGGCTGCCACAGGCCATGCCGCGGAACCCAGTCCTCAAGGCCGATGAGGACGGCGTCCTCTACCTCTTGCTGGGAGATTACTACGTGGATTTGGATACAATGGTCCGGCTATGCAGGGAGATTGAGTGCGTGATCAGCATCAACATGCACACCAAGTCTCTCCTATCCCGCAGCCATCGTCCAATCAAAGATGGCTTGCCACCCATGTGGCGCCAAGACAGAGACCAGCCTTCCAAAGGTTTCCGTCCTAATATGCCTTCCCTGTTTGCCGCCAAGTTCTGCCCGAGCCACACTGGATGGTCTGAATCTGATGGTCTTCTGCCCAAGAAAAAAAGGAATCATCTAATAGATGGTAATTTGAATCTGAATCTACTATTGCCACTCctcctcctactcctacttggtgTTATTTGTGCACATTATGCTAGATTGATGACTAGCGTTGGTTGATCAACCGTGATTTATGCTTGACTGCATTGTTAGGGGCTGTtcttctttttgaagaatttagATGATGTCCTTGATACTTCTTGGTGACTAGTCTAACAATGCTATATTTGCTACTGCTTGCAGCCGTGTAGctcttgcttctactgttgtggTTAAACTTGTAATTGCTGTAAACTTGTATATGTCGTAATGGTCTCGATGAGGGGTTGAATCCTCTTGTCTTGTTATCAtgttctgctgctgaatcaagcCCGAGACGTTTTGCAGAGCTCGTTGTGCCTACATGATGCTGCGAACAAAGAGCAGAGTGAAACAAAACAGCTTATAAATTTGtagtaaaaagaaaaaaaatatcatTTCCTACGTACAAGAAAAAAGTGGAAGTAAACATAAGCGGTGTAAACTCTTTATCCCAAGGttgatattttttaatttgtcATCGTATCTTGAAGCGTCCAAGAATAAAGGATTCACGATATGGAATTCCATTACTAGAATACTCCTAGTTATTATATTACTACAACTTAATAATCCATAAGAAGAATCCACCAAAAGTTAGTGAAGGGTTAGGAACACTAAAGTACATAAAGGATTAGTAATGGAAAATCTAAAACATTAGAGATTTTTGCACTTGCAATTTGTAGAAATTATCAAGTAGTACTTTCTTCGGATTTCGATCCAGAGTATGTTCACATTCACTTGTTAAGGAAATGGCTATCAAGAATGAATTAACCCTTTATCCATTTTTTCTTTTTAAGTACCCCCTCCCTGGGGAAAGAAGAATAGTAAAAAAGATATGGAGTGCACTAGAAAAAGTGTGCTTGTATTATTTGAAAGCTCTAGAGACCATTGCTTCTTTTAACTTTGTCTTTTTCTTTTCTGTTCAGATTAAATCTCGAAATCAGTGCATTATTGTGTTTGTGTTCCTACTCTTGCATTCGTTGTTTTTCATTTATGCATTGCGGGTCTACACGTTCTTGTGTTTCGACTTTTTGGCTGTTGAGATGTGCGTTTGGATCAAACATTGCTGCTGAAGATTTTTGTTCCCTGGCTTAAAATGCTCTTTTCCTTGGCATAAATGTGGATCAAACGTCTCATGAACTTTCTTTGGTCAATTTGCACAATGTTGATCAAATTTTTACGGAAGCTGAAACCACAAGTAACGAAGTCTTAACTTGGCGTTCTACTCcttccgttcagaaatataataAGATGTTTAGTGGATATTCGATTTGGTGCCCGGGTTCATCTGCACCctgtgaacagtaaattcaaaaaatactaaattgtttaaaaaattctgaatttttttaggTGGAAGTTGTTATTTTTGAATAGTTTGGATTGCTTACCACACGTGTCACATGATAGGTGAAGTTGTTCTAGTGCATGATGCTCGTGCCGAATTTCAGCTTGTTCGGATATCTGAAGAGCTCATGGAAAAAAGACAAAAATCGGTCAAAATGGCACATGAGCATCTAGCATCACAaaagattttttttgaatttttttcgcATCACAAAAGATGTTCGTGCCAAAACGCCGAGTCCGATATTTAATAGATTTCTTTTGAGCAAACACAGTAGGGTAAAAACCCTACCGTAACTCTGTTATTCATTAATAAGGTGATGAGTATTTACAGTGAGATGTACAACATCATGTGGACAAAGCCTAGAATAGTTTACAATGTATCTAACCAGTGTTGCATGCCCTCCTTTAGGCTTGTCTTGCTCTTTTGTATGATCATACCAAAATGCTCTTTGAAGCATGTGATACAGTAAAGGATGCCCTTTTGTTTATGATAAAAAGTGATACCATTCCTGTGCTTCCAAAGAGTCTAGAACCCTGCCATCATTAGTTCCTTATAGAATGGTGTTCCATGTCTTTTTCTGCCGTCCAGTAGCATATCATTGATATTCATGTATGTATTCCATTCCATTACTAGTATTATCCAAAAAATTTGGCCGAAGTCACAAGAGAAGAATTGGTGGATGTATTCCTCCATTGGTtctttttgaatttactgttcatgcGGGAGCAAATGCACCTAGAGCCAAAACGCCCTTTCTGTGGTTATTAAACAAATGAAACAATGTTGCTGAAGCAAATACATCTATGCTATCCCATACATATCTGTTATCTCATACAGTAAAACCAGAGTGCTTATTACATCTCTACTATTAGAGCATATCCAACAAGTCCTATTTTAGGGCACACAAAGTCTTTTCTTTGCACGAAAAAGTGGCATCTTCAACGTCTGCCCTACAATAGGTCATCAAACTGAACCTATTGTCGAACTATCGAAATTGAATCACATGTTGGGCTGTTGTACAACCCTGCTCGTCGTCCCCAAATTCCACCGCCCCGAGCCACCATGGTCATTCCCGACCTTGCTTTCGCCCCCATGGTTCCCTCCTTTCCGGCCTCAATCACGGCATGCATCCAGCAAATCCCAAGCTCCGCTGCTCGCCGCAGCCGCCCTCGCTGACCTGCCACGGCCTAGACCAGTTACCCTTGGATGCGGCATGCCCCATGCACATGCACGACCACTCGGCCGGCCCAGAGACGCACGGCTCCAACGGTCGAGTTTGCCCGACGGCACGTTGTCGGCGCAGCAGGAGGCCCGAGGTCGCGAGGGAAGAAGGGAATCGGGTCACTGGAGGAGAGCCTATAAATTTCAGCTCAGAAGTTGGCCTCCGCGCGTCACGGTTTTGCGTTTTGGGCAGCAACCTtcatgcctcgctacccctactttgtcactgggtgaggacaccgcaagattgaacccaaaactaagcacctatcccactgcaagaaaaccaatctagttggccaaaccaaaccgataattcgaagagaaatacaaaaatatcaaatcatacatataagaattcagagaagattcaaataatattaatagataaactgatcataaatccataattcgTCGGATCTCgagaaacacaccgcaaaagaatattacatcggatagaactccaagaacatcaaggagaacatggtattgaggatcaaagagagagaagaagccatctagctactagctatggacccgtaggtctgtggtaaactactcatgcttcatcggaagggcaatagagttgatttagaagcccttcgtgatcgaatccCTCTTCGGCAGAGTAcgggaaaaggcctccagatgggatttCATGAGGTCAGAGACCTGCGGCGGCGGAAAaatattttggtggacgcttctggtcgtttgggaatatttctgaatttataggccaagaattagggttggaggagCTCTGATGTCACACCctggtttttggccctttctttttcttttaattttctgaggtttttgcttgagttttttTTCCGTAGCTATGTGGTCTGGAAATTAaagaagatgacctcttcttccttttcagagtggcttgtcatcctccAATCCTTTCCAAGACCTTGCCagtttcatcctagcccaaatcctaatattatttttattgggaatattcctttttctattaaaggaataatcctttttgccctaggttgtgaagcaacctatatttctatcactccaaaaattcccaaataattatcatatttttttgggtcatatcttgctcaaatatggcaaaacttTTCCTTGCCATGATAAAAAATATTCCACCAATAATCcttttcctattctgccctaaatggcactttgtgaaggaagtgtcatttataTCCCTCTGATTGACCTCAAAATTTTTGGACATCTTTTCCTGTCCAAATAACTGCCTCATGCCagaattcaactttatttgcctagccaatacTCCTCActgatttttcaaagttcctgtctgagggaaacctttgtgaaggaagtactagctagggttatccaaatgagttgaaatttttcACATTCCTTAATGTGGTCATATCTTGACCCTCCTACAAGTTTCATCTCATTCCATTGATCTATGTGAGCCTAGGATCAATTCTttgtttctgtccaaattttcagttagtgaagcaagtatattttatcttgctccattatggctgaaaatTTTCCTGAGACTTGTCCTACCCATATAACCTATATCCACAAGATTTGGGCTCATTTCATCTAGCCATTTTTCGTCAGGAATTTTTCCCAAGTTTTTGGACAGAGAGGATaactgtgaaggaagtaccattttggcaagTCCATTTGGTATTAATTTTTTACAGCTTCATTATATGTCCAAATCATCTAGCCTTGAcaaatttcagctcaagtggATAAATTATGTGAGTGCCCCTTCTTGATCTTGAttctggaccagatttggcagttgcaaagcaactatgtTAAATACTTGTCCAAATAATCTCAAACGTAACAGGACTGTAGTTCTTCTTACCCTAAACCTCCCAGACATCATCCTTGTCCCTTATCACTTCTATGTTGATCACAGTTTCCTGCAACAGTTTGCAACAACAAACTTCAGAGGACACTTCCCATTTAACCACAGCGTTTTTCATCGAGATTCCAACTCATTTGTGACCTAGCCTGGAGAGGAAACACTTGGGACATTTTTGACCGATCATAGCACGGGTAGTCGTCgcgttcacgcggtgaccaccgACTTGGCATGCAGTGAGGGCGCTCTGCTGCCGTTGGCCGCGTCCAGGGCGACTTCTAGCTCGGGCCCCTCCTCTGCTCGGCATCTCAGCGAGCACGAGCGTGTCCATCGGCTCTGCCTCGTCGTCCCCTTCTCCCTGGACCTCTCTCCCCCTCATTTATTTCGCTCGTCGGAGCTCGCCGCCGCGCGCCCATGGGCGCACAGTGGCCGGTTGGCTCTGTGCGTGCCCTGGCCGCTTCCTCCCCGTGCTCCTCGACCTCGTCCGCCCCGTGAGACCTCCCCTGTTGCTCCCCGTCGCCTTCCGGCGACCGAGCTCGACCGCACACGCGTCCACGGCTACGGccacgcgtccgcggcgacgGCCAGCTCGACCCCGCGTCCCCAGCTATTTATAGCCAGCCCCGAGCCACTCCGAGCACTCCATGGCCTCCACCTCACTCCCAGGACCCCTCCCAGCCTCTTGCCCGAGCTCCAGAGCCCCTCTTCGCTGCCCTatgccgccatggccgccgcccctGACCTCGCCAATTCGCTTCGGGTGTAGCTCCTTCTCTCCTCCTCGCATCTCCAGAGCTCCCCCTAGACCTCCACGAACCGCCCAAATCACCTCCTACCTCCATCTCCATGGCCGTAGCCCCGCTTCCAACTCCGGCCGACGCTGTCTTCCGCCGCGGCCATGGCCCTGCCCTCTCCAGCACCCTCCGGCGAAAGGGAATGGTCCAGGCGGGAGCGGCTCCTCGTCCCGGTCTCTCCGGTGGCCGGAGCGTCACCGGGGGTGGCCTGTGGCGCCGGAACGGCCGCCGGCGTCGAGCCCCTCCCTCTGCATCGCGGGCGAACGCGGGGAGGTAGACGACGACGACCACGCCCACTCTCCCCTGCCAGCAGGCCCCTACTGTAAGCCACTCAGGCCCGGCCCCGCCTCTGCCACGTCATTTAAGTGGACACGGCAAGTCACGGGGTACGTTTTCATTTCTCGGAAAACGTGTTCCCAGCATTTACATTTCTTCTTATCAAGGCGTATTCTAGCTCTCCTTCAGCCATTGTACGTTTTTGCTTATGGAAAGCGTATTGCCTTATAATGCGCTTTCAGTTTTTCTGTCCAGGCCCCGTTTGAACCTCTCCTAACTTTTTGCTCGTAACTCCGATCGAGGTGATTCTAATGCCTACTTCTTCGTATCGCCGAGCCCGTTCTCTTGGCGTCACTTTCATTATGTTTTGACATACTGGAAATGACCTTATTGCCCTTTCCCCTAATCAGCCCCCTTCGAGGGAGAAACTTTTCCGGCGATTCCTTCCGCGAGCTTTCCGCACTTCTCCCCGGTgtattcttcatccccaggcaagccacgaCAACCACTTGCATGATATACATGTAGTAGCCATGGTTTTCTACTTGAACAATTAAAAAGTGCTTGTTGTCTGCAACTGTTATCGTTGTTTCGATACTGCTTATCGTTTCATGTTCATCTTCATGCTATGTTAGTATGCACTTGGTTATCATGTATTCTTGCTAGTATTGCTTTCGTATGACATGTTGGGTAGTAGTTCATGTTGGTGTTAGTTatgttcttcggtgcatgactatcgtCTGCTACCAAGTGCCGTTGCTATGCATGTTTCCTTTGCATCTAGCTGGTTATATGCTTACTTGGTAGTATTTATTGGTatgttcttgcatggtatttattgttgatgctagtggtcatgttatgctatgaaTAGTGTTATACTCGGGATATTCATGCTCGTCTGTATGCCATGCTCATTCGGATATATGATTTATTCTTGTTGATATGGTTCATGATTATGTTGCACCCctatgcttatgttgatatcgtGTATGATAGTTGCATCATGATTAATTGTATGACTCAGCAtcatttgcattcaagtttaaccggacttaaatgaacttgaacaactgttggctgagtcatggtgccaccaaatcgagctgaccagtgcggccacacttgccttatggggggggggggggtcctaactgggtctattgtcatgcctctcgccggtgcctccaacaagggaaggttatgcgcgggcgctaccttggccTGGTAGGacgacataagccttgtgtgcccattgttgttgTTGTAAGGATCCTTGTCCCTTTTTgtgaccgtttatgttttgccacgatggtggccattggatgtcatgggttgacatcggggccacccatgacttagcctaaaggggagtttgtcggagtggccgggagggTGTGATGGCAATAGAGTGGGTTTGTCGGAACACTGTTaatccacccgaatgggagtgcgaggccatgggttctgtggtgtgggtacagtgtactaacctctgcagagtgtgtgttaaatctatcggtagccgcgcccgcggataagggcccagttcgtagtcggtcacactatgggtcaacagtaataatgaTAACCTCAttaataacaaccctggttcgatgatgagaaAGAGGTTGGTTGTGATCGAGAGAGGATCACGAAGGTATCATGGATACCGAAGTTGGTTGATCCTTATGTGATCGTGATCTGACCATAGTGGTATCGATGATACCGAGTTGGTGGATAATTGTGGTGTTATGTGAGAATCACgggtaaaggtcaagctccttgtggtcatttaatgattactacggtatgattaataccaagcttgattggatcctgaggTGATCGTGTGATGACCGTGATGGTAAGCttatgcatgtgatggttacgaggtatcccgagcagagtaagttggtgcatgatagtgtcatcatgttgcaggCTAGTATCTGGGGTGCGTGCGGAGATCTCAACCTGCCCAGCCTGCCTACTCGCGATCCTCTAGGCCTAGCGCGTCGAGCTCAAAGGGACAGAGAGACACAACAgcttatcctggttcgggccaccttgcggtgtaataccatACTCCAGCGTTTTGGTGGATTACCTCgaagggctgaggatgaactggtacagtggatgaactggcctcaggaggtgaggtgttcttgagctcaagaGAGTTGGTGAGGTGGTCGGATGTGAATGGATCCGATCTGTTCGTCCccccttctatggtggtggctaagtcctatttatagtggccttggtcctcttcccaaatggtggcgggaagggatcccacaacgaccagatttgaagggggacaagtagtacgtcctatcctgact
This genomic window contains:
- the LOC109744692 gene encoding uncharacterized protein, coding for MSFPGRLSWVVLRKQVPIFYAEEKDQEDEIMAKASKDWGDIEDGSWMLDQFSLDFHLVQPPELSTLSLRAKAESREYGGITCLLESVMENFLVMALLFGNSLYWLVYDAAKNSLSLLPATMDSVLALEDDKSLLPLRQPAVLPRDDGSCDLLDVGLCFDGPGEVLPRSCILFRWSNRGPGKTWTKQQARVIPHAPLTLTAQCPVSHIYQADVVFTFNGKVFWVDLEIGAIVSTGTTTEDGELDFIQLPHECQGSDFSRSYPNERRTMGPVGNSIKLISIVTTNGDNPGNNTDPADVMLRSWTLSPDLRSWTRDDDMELPLPLLWASEAYKRERLPQAMPRNPVLKADEDGVLYLLLGDYYVDLDTMVRLCREIECVISINMHTKSLLSRSHRPIKDGLPPMWRQDRDQPSKGFRPNMPSLFAAKFCPSHTGWSESDGLLPKKKRNHLIDGNLNLNLLLPLLLLLLLGVICAHYARLMTSVG